The sequence below is a genomic window from Brienomyrus brachyistius isolate T26 unplaced genomic scaffold, BBRACH_0.4 scaffold74, whole genome shotgun sequence.
ACCAGGAATTTGAAATGGTGCTTCTATCAGTTAAAGTGTGCCCCCTAGTGGTTACTTAGCGATATAACCATTTGacctttttatttttccagtccTTCTAATCATCTCCTAACTGGCTTTCCGAGGCAGGGTacacggtgggggggggtctaatAACACCCAGTAGCTGCCCGCCTAGTGTTTGAATTGTAAAGAAAACCTTTTATGATGGAGCTGAAACAAATGTATGTACTTggctttaaaaatacattttaaaagttcGTTTTTGGGGATATACTCTTCTGTGAACCAATGCAGGCTTTTACGTGTCACCCAGTCATGCGAGCTGGTGTCCCTGACCACCGTTCAGCGCTGTAGAACTTACAGTGTCGTCATGCACACAGTGGTTCTCTGACGTTCTTCCTGACTGGGCTTTTCTGACCAATGCAAGGTGGACCTTTCTTTTTGACTGGGTACACTGTCACCATCTAGGGACATTAAAGAACTGTAAGCAAAAAGTATGAAATATTATACTTTATAGTGATTGGTGAATCTCCTAACCGGTTTTTATATCGTATTTAGTACCCTGTAACCCAACACTTGATCAAATTAATgtattatacatttataaaaatacatatttaaattTATAGAATATGCATAGTTTCATTGTCTTTAAGTGTAATAGTTtataaatgtcttttaaaagaaactgatttgtgatattttcttacatttactaTTTAATATGGGCTTCCTGTAACAGCAGCTGTACTGCTTGGTCTAAAATTGGACAAAGAGGAGAACCATTGCTATATAACAGCTACATAATCATTTACTATAATACAACACAACATTTCACCAGACTAGTCCAATATTTCATGAGTACAAGGACTGACTCATTCAGCCAAATCACACTATTACACAATATTCCAGTGCATCATACTTCGTTTCGCACTTGGTCATGGCTTTCCGACCATTTGCTTGTTCTTGTTTCCTCCATCCTCCAGTGCGGCTGCAGCAGCGAGTTCATGGGGTCTGACTGTCTGAGTCAACGGGAAACGGCACCGCTGCTCCAACGGGTTCATTGACTTTTGCACTAATTTTCAAGTGTCTGCGTAGACCACGCAGTCATTTCATGATAATGATCTTTGGGCAATACGACATCTTTAATGTTTTTAAGAAATGGCATTGTTCACCTCGTCGCCACAGTCAATTGTAGAATAAATACGTCCCGTTACCGGTGACCCCGTCCAGGATATGGAGGGATGAATGTAAAACTTCTGTACTTTTAATGCCCGCCTATTCTACCATTTCTTACCGATGTGAATATTTACCGTTAATAGGTGAAAGGGTATATTGATAGTGAAGAACAGTATCACGTGTTTTGCTTTTAAATTCTCGAATCAAAAATGGCTTGATGATTTAGTCTTATCATGCCAGGTGATTGTGTACTTTTAACGTGAGGAAATAACCTGCCCACCCCGAAGCGCAATGTCTGATCGAAACAGAATGTACGCCCAGAGCACTctgtaccacacacacacatacacacacacaaataggcAAAATATGAGCTCCTTCCCCATCATTGCTGGCGCAATTGCCTAAGGGACACGTTTGCGTTATCGTCGGTGCTCTACGTGCAGTACGATATTAACTTGATGATCACAGCGTGTCTCTATTACTGTATCTACTCAACAGCAAAGGGCACAGTTTGATCCTGGGGGGCACACTCAGTACTTTAAATATACGGATCTATTTATTGGAGGTGATGAATgaaaccaaattaaatattgggggtacACGTCCCTCCCCGCCACCCTCGGTTTTTACGTCCCTATCTACAGTTGCTATaagccaaaataaaaaaatgaagatATTTAAaacttaatatttaaaaatacacgTAAAACtcattgtatttttaaaatatgtgaTCCTCGTCTAAAAAATCAACAGTAAGAAATTGATGTATTCATAGGAAACTAACTATGAATACTTCTGTAGGCTATTTAGTTACATTTAAAACTGCTTTCTACATAAGTTTCACAGTAGCCTATAgctgtttgacgtaagtataaCACTGCGGCTACAAATAAAAAGCAGGCGAACTTTGTCATTGTTTTATTTGGGGACATTTTAACTTATAATTGGAGGGACGTGGCGCTAGGGCATTGCACCATGCAGGGGGACTCGCGCTTCTTCGGCTTTTGCCCTAACACACGCAACGCGCGTgcttctttataaatattaatataccGCCAATatgtgggtgggggcaaagggTGTGGAAAAGCCCTTTATATACAGAGCTTTGACAGCAGCATCTACATTCGGCAGCATTTGTTGGGATTGTGTTTTGCTGATTACAAACGTCGTATATTGTTCTGCATTTGGATATTCAAGAAGTTCCGTAAGTATTTCTCTTATCGATGAACGAACTAAGATACAATATATTATTCTTTCCGTAAACGAACACACATTACTTTATTTTACTTTATGATAAATTACTTTCTGCATCATTGTATTCTACTTATGATTTATCAGCATTTTATGCAGCAAAtacatttacttttaatttttaaCTGCGACACTTGGCATTTTAACCGGTGTCTTAACTATCTTCTGcacttttctattttttttttttagaatttaaAGGAAATGGAGACCGTTCACGAGTTCGTCCCGTTCGCCAAAGAAATTCTGAGCCAGAAGCCCAACCGAGGTCTGGTGAAGGTGTTCCTGCTCGGCTCAGTCCTGGCTCTCTTCGGAGTGGCGGCCGGGGTGCTG
It includes:
- the LOC125726689 gene encoding G0/G1 switch protein 2-like, which codes for MWVGAKGVEKPFIYRALTAASTFGSICWDCVLLITNVVYCSAFGYSRSSNLKEMETVHEFVPFAKEILSQKPNRGLVKVFLLGSVLALFGVAAGVLETVCQPFCVQDPADEGLVQLSALERRMTELEIVSRRAEAAAALDEENEHKAKHQAANGRRNSANRLHAS